From Labeo rohita strain BAU-BD-2019 chromosome 18, IGBB_LRoh.1.0, whole genome shotgun sequence, the proteins below share one genomic window:
- the LOC127181107 gene encoding CUB and zona pellucida-like domain-containing protein 1, which produces NEDSLMASVTCTQNSMSVTVERSSIKNLHGDHLRLINQSCQVYTNNTHLFTTTLLNDCGTQIEENNNELIFKNKIVTFNDPRNIITRKDQLEIEILCKYQKRRNVTIEFDTHRPPVIISERGFGTFNYQFEFYASQNFQNMRVPESYPLEYNVGDKIYMKIEPVTPVPNTEIFLESCVATPYDNPSYPISYPIIKNGCSVDETVEFFSTHKPYVEFEMEAFKFIQLHDQVFISCSIIICQANNPNTRCSQGCVNGTVAPPVHHHRKREAPIQTGSHFISQGPLRLKRSASQVTVSPGLNLNLLVLAVCLVAAVAMVCGVIVYKAREQRIRYKLVPSNDF; this is translated from the exons aatgaagattctttaatggcatca GTAACCTGCACTCAAAACTCAATGTCAGTGACAGTTGAGAGATCCTCCATCAAAAACCTCCATGGTGACCATTTGAGACTGATAAATCAGTCTTGTCAGGTTTACACCAACAATACCCACTTGTTCACCACCACACTTCTAAATGATTGTGGCACTCAGATTGAG GAGAACAACAATGAACTCATCTTCAAGAATAAAATCGTTACATTCAATGATCCCAGGAATATTATAACCAGAAAGGATCAGCTAGAAATTGAAATCCTCTGCAAGTACCAGAAAAGGAGGAACGTTACAATTGAGTTTGATACTCACAGACCACCAGTCATCATCTCAGAAAGGGGCTTTGGCACATTCAACTATCAGTTTGAGTTTTATGCTTCTCAAAATTTCCAGAATATGAGGGTTCCAGAATCTTACCCGCTTGAGTACAATGTGGGCGATAAGATCTACATGAAGATCGAGCCCGTCACTCCAGTCCCAAACACTGAGATCTTCCTCGAGTCATGTGTGGCTACACCTTACGATAATCCCAGTTACCCAATCTCCTATCCCATCATCAAGAATGG atgcaGTGTGGATGAAACGGTTGAGTTTTTCTCAACCCACAAACCATATGTCGAGTTTGAAATGGAGGCCTTCAAATTCATTCAGCTCCATGACCAG GTGTTCATCAGCTGCTCAATAATCATATGCCAGGCGAACAATCCCAACACCCGCTGCTCTCAGGGCTGCGTCAACGGCACAGTCGCTCCACCGGTCCACCACCATCGCAAAAGAGAGGCTCCCATCCAGACCGGCAGTCACTTCATCTCCCAGGGGCCCCTGCGGCTAAAGAGGAGCGCATCAC AGGTCACCGTAAGCCCGGGTCTGAATCTAAACCTCCTTGTTCTCGCTGTGTGTCTCGTGGCAGCAGTAGCCATGGTGTGCGGAGTGATCGTCTACAAAGCCAGAGAGCAAAGGATCAGATACAAGCTTGTGCCGTCAAACGACTTTTAA